The DNA window TTTTTGTTCATGAGGCATTCGAAACTCTGTTCAATCACCACAAAGTcacggcacggcacggcaGCCTGCGAAAGCGTTACGAGTCTAATTACCCACGCCCGTCCCCAGTGGCAGATACGGAGAGGGTCGTGatatttctctcattttaCTGAGCTCGGATACCTGCCCGCAATATCTTAGTGCTGCGAATACGTCTTGCTCGGGGGCGCGGTCACCGCTTAGATCCATGGAGAAACGGGTCCCCCAATCAACTAAGAGGGCCGCTGGCGCTCCGTCCGCGGTCCTCGCATACGGCGTCGGTCTAATTCCCCATCTTTTTCGTCCCTTCTATGCTGCTTTGGTCGTCTTCGCGCGCGCGACTCCAGCGCTTGGCGTGCGGCGGGCTGGAGCAGCATGCCTCGCGGGTGAAACACTCGACTTGAGTCTCTGCGTTTCAACTCCGTGCGAGCGCTgcgcatcatcatcacagtAAGATAAGGATCTTTCTCTGGGGGGGCACAGCATTGGGGATCCTCGCCCAGCAAATGGACCCTACGCCAGCAAGCGAGAATGCGGAACGGGGGACAATGCCTGTCGTTCGTTTCATTGCTTGATACCCATGGGGGAGGGGGTACCTCTTCTGGTGGCCAGGCTGCGCCCAATGCCCATGTACTGTACCCTTCTCTGATTCCCTATTGCCTCAAGCGGCAAGTGGCACGTCCAGGGTTCCGGGGTCCAAAATTGACCTTTGAGgtttggccttttgcggACCTGGCAACTTTGTCTCTTCAACGACCATTTGCGCTTGTTCGTGCTCGTGCCACGGGGCTACTGAAGCCAAGTTGCGCTATCGACCCCGTCCGTTCGTATGAGCGCCGTGCCGTGGCCGCCAATGGCGACTTGTGCCTCCCATGTTGGGCATTCTCGACCTTCTATTTGCTCCCCACAGGCGCAGGCGGCGCCTCTCAGATTCTTGACATCACAAGAGGGTCGGGTAAAGCTTGGGGGTTCCTCGCTTGCCAGAAAAACAGATGTGTCGAAAAGAATTAGAGAAAAGCATAAAGACTAACGGGCCAACCCCTTGCGTGCTCTCTGGCATTGACTGgacagcagcggcagaagcGTCTAATACCAACATGCCACGTCGCCGTCATCTGCCATGATCAACTCGCTCTACTGCGCCCTCAACACATAATACTGACTACACATGTACGCACGGACGAGACCTGGTGCCTAAGCTAGCGaacagatgcagcagattTCGGtcaggaaaaaagaaaagattccAATTTACATTCTAGGACTTTCAATGTTTGACTTTTTCCCCCCCTCACgagtcgtcgtcatcgagtCAATGACCGTCCTTGGCCGTGCGCTGGCCCCCCCCGCTGCGCATTCCCACCTGCTTGGCTGACACCAGCGAAAATATCTCACTTGATCCCGACGTTCCGTGCGTAAGAACAATGCGAGCCTGAGAATAAGAGGAGAcggagaagggaaagaaaattaCGGATTAGTTTGCTGCCTCGGGACCGCGGAAGGCCAGTATCGATGCCTACTGGCTCATGGTAACTTTGTCGTATCATTCACAATCACGAAGCAGAAAAGGttaagggaaaaaaagtcagCCATGTCGAAAGGGTGGCACCGGGAGCCGACTTGGCCGTCCCGCCGTGGTGGCAAGCCAACAACAAAAATTCCTCTCCGGGACGACGTCCACCCGTCCGCCCACTCCCATTGAGTTTTTGCACATTCTCGGCGGCATTGCTGATGGAAGATGTGAGAGACGACACACAGCCCGAATATCGATCTCGTGAACTGATAACACAGAAACTACGTACGCAAATGTATAAATACGCCTGTAGTCGGTTGGTGTAAGACGGCCCTGCAGCGCCTCCCTTCAAGGCACGAGACAGGTACTAGCCACACTGCCTACTTCAGCACATGTATGTCGATGGAGTCTAGAGAGTCGGATAATAAGACCCGCAGCGGCCACtctgagaaaaagaagtaaaaatCGCCGTGCTCCATAGCTGGCTTGGGCTCACGGCACCCGGTTCCGACTCAACCACCACTACAAAACTGGCCACGCCACGAAAAGCGAGGCGGACGTCCGGGAAGCGCCAAGGATGCCTGTGCGTGTGTGTGATTGTGTGAGTGTGCCTCGTTGTAGCCGCCCAaatacagcagcaacagcagtaaAAACAGCCGCCCGTTGTTTAGGGGGCCAGCCAAAGCCTACAGGAATGCCAATGTAGCATCCAATACTACCCCGTAGACATTCAATGTTTTGTTAGTGCTACGTTAGTCCGGGGGGAACGAAGGCATTTTGAGGGAGGTGTGGCTTGCTGCACCCCAGGCACCACCTCAGGCATTTCGATCGGGGCCTTGCTCCAAATCGGAATGGGTGCGGAATGCGGGCAGAGGCGCCCTGGGAGGCAAACTTTGAGATGATAATAGGCCGTGCGGACACAGCGTCGCTTCAATGCTCTATGTTCAATCAGTGCTTCTAGTGTCATACTGACAGTAAATCAGCCTCATTTATGCCCAAACACAGGTGCAGCTGGGACATTGTTTGCTAGCAATGAGCAAATGGCATCAATTGATTTTTGTTAGTGCTACTAGACTATGGTGCCATCAAGGTGTCCTGATTCACTTGGACCATCACAAACAGCACCACCTCCTATCAATCACCTTGAATGCACTTAGCAAGCGTAGATTTTCCCATTTTGAGATCTGATACCAACAGTATTTATTTACATACACGCGTCTTTGTATCTCGTCCATTGTCCATCCGGAATAGTTTCATTCGTAGCATCTGCGTcctcccttttttgtttgcctCTGCCGCAAGACCGTTTTCCCAGTCTCGCTCTTCAACAGCCAAATACGTAATGCAGTGACAAAGgtaaaagaagatgaagattaaaaagaacaacaaagaaaaagtgggaaaaaagaaaacaaaggtcGACCTGATGGCATTTCATGATGCGCTAAAACAAGTCGATTCCGCAATCCCCCCCTGACCACTAGACATTTGGCATATTGCCTGCCGAATAAATGCATCCATAAGCCTCGTctcatattttttttgtgtgtttttggTTTTGTATTCTTGCGTCCTGAGGTAGGTTTTCCGGAGAATATCTCTCAAATCCAACATACATGGCATCCATACAGATTAGCAAGAGAAAATGCCAACGGCTAGAGGTATGTCCGTTTGGCGAGTAGTATACAGCGGCTGGGGGAATATGCGTTAGTCCGCCCCCCTGCAGCTGGGCAATATATGCACAGTTTGTATTCGTCGTCGTGCATCCGGGGCTTTAGACATCCCACTCCTCCTcaacctcctcctcggcatcATCGTCCTTAGTGGTCAATGCAGAGAAAGATCCTCCAAAGTTCTTGGCGGCTGCAGGCTTAGCCGCAGGACGGGTCTTGGTCTCGGTGGATTGCTGAGTCTGAGCCGCAGGACGGGCCTGAGTGGCCTCCTCTCCAGATTCGACTGACGGGGccttcttggacttcttgGAAGACTTGGTCTTGACGGTGTTCCACTCATCAGATTCTTCCTTgagcatctccatctgctcctcctcgGAGGGGAGAGCTGAGATCCAAGAGCTCTCTAGCTGATTGACAGTCTCCTTCTTGGGAGCGGGGGCAGGAGTGGACTTCTCAAAGGTATCAAGAGGGGCATGGACAGCTGCATCTCCGTtcttagcagcagcaccgtTGGTTCCATTGGTGCCGTCCCAAGCAGACTTCTTTCCATTGACGGCTGCCATGAACTCAGAGCCATCCTTGGCAGCGCGGCCTTCAGCGATGCGAGCAGTTcggcgctgcttctcctcgagAACCTTGCGCTCCTTCTCACTCTCCTCAcgagcagccttggcggcctcggccttcttcttgttctgtctctgcttcttggtcTCAACCGGTTCAGGGTTCTTGgaagccttcttctgcttcttggacTCGGTATCAGTGAGACGGAGAACGGAAGGGCCGGTAGTAGAGGTTGGCTCGAGCATGTCGCTGACACCGCTGACGTCCACGGGACGAGTCTCGGGAGACAGAGCAACAGGAgactcgtcatcgtcggcgtcggcgccGTTGGACGACGGGGCAGAAATGACGGCCTCTGGGGCCGGCGCAGCCTTGGACTTGTTAGCCTTGGACTGCTTCACAGtcttctctcgctgcttGGCAGCCTCCTTCTTGTTGTCGAACTTGGCaccctccttggccttggagagCTGTCTGGCAAACTCTCGGTTGTCGagcttttcttgcttctcggCATCATTGCTCAGCCACTGGTTGGCTTCGggagccttttctttctgggCTTCGGGCTTGGATGACTTGCTCTCAGTCGCATAGCTTTCCAttcgctgcttcttctttcggtCTTCTTTTCGAGCCGCTGGCTGCTGGGGGGCTTTTGCAGGCTTGGTAATAGTGACGCCGCCCTTTTGCTTGTCCTTTTGTGTCGAAAGGTGATAGATGGCATAGCCAAACCCAATCAGGGTGGCATAGGCGCCGATGGTGTAAAGCATGCTTGCATCGGCCATGATGATTTTAAAATGCTTTCGCGTTCTAAATTGCTATCAGTGGGCAAAGTGAGATTGTGATATGTGGTGGCAGAAATCGACGCCGCGATATCGAGATGAACGGCTGCTCTctgtcttttgcttctccccTGAGCCGACGATGGCCTGTGCGACAAACAGCGAGCTGAAAAGGAAATTAGAGAGACGCAACGTCCAGGTGCTCGATCGATTGTCGGATAGCTGCAGGAGGTGCTACCGTTGACGGATGCTGGAGCGTTTTATACCAGCGGAGCGATGCAGCAGGGTTAACTGCAGCGGCAAACCTTCGAGGCTGGCGCAAATCCGCAATCTGGCAGAAACGTCAAGAACCGACCACGGAAAGATGTGAGGGGAATGTGAAAAGGACAGCCGCAATGCCCCAATTGCCCAGACGCGGgattgatgatggatggcagCGAACAAGCATAgaaaggaaacaagaaaaacgTACAGGCGGTTGAGG is part of the Trichoderma atroviride chromosome 1, complete sequence genome and encodes:
- a CDS encoding uncharacterized protein (TransMembrane:1 (i38-59o)) — translated: MDLSGDRAPEQDVFAALRYCGQVSELSKMREISRPSPYLPLGTGVATCLLLVVSFFGLLDSHLAEFAAFSITTVRSLDTDT
- a CDS encoding uncharacterized protein (EggNog:ENOG41~TransMembrane:1 (o6-24i)) — encoded protein: MADASMLYTIGAYATLIGFGYAIYHLSTQKDKQKGGVTITKPAKAPQQPAARKEDRKKKQRMESYATESKSSKPEAQKEKAPEANQWLSNDAEKQEKLDNREFARQLSKAKEGAKFDNKKEAAKQREKTVKQSKANKSKAAPAPEAVISAPSSNGADADDDESPVALSPETRPVDVSGVSDMLEPTSTTGPSVLRLTDTESKKQKKASKNPEPVETKKQRQNKKKAEAAKAAREESEKERKVLEEKQRRTARIAEGRAAKDGSEFMAAVNGKKSAWDGTNGTNGAAAKNGDAAVHAPLDTFEKSTPAPAPKKETVNQLESSWISALPSEEEQMEMLKEESDEWNTVKTKSSKKSKKAPSVESGEEATQARPAAQTQQSTETKTRPAAKPAAAKNFGGSFSALTTKDDDAEEEVEEEWDV